Proteins encoded by one window of Lathyrus oleraceus cultivar Zhongwan6 chromosome 1, CAAS_Psat_ZW6_1.0, whole genome shotgun sequence:
- the LOC127113343 gene encoding uncharacterized protein LOC127113343 produces MDIGRRNTRKYNFRCPDLMELRKLSPFMNDPKDFRDRFGRLLSILSTDVEDGLICTLVQFYDPVYQCFTFPDYQLFPTMKEYAYLLGILVYDRVPFSGVEGILESRVIAEAIHLRKSNIDVNLTVKRGIRGFTSKFLIENDFSFTNANSMVTFETILSLLIYGLVMFPNIDNFVDVNTIRIFWVGNPSPTFKENKDCLRWSQRLMSFTNDDIPWYSSAYDDVDVIDSCQEFSNVPLLGIQRVINGGDYPQVYREIKRKIELREIILECDSFRSNSTPTV; encoded by the exons ATGGATATTGGAAGAAGAAACACTCGGAAATACAATTTTAGATGTCCCGATCTCATggagttaaggaagctatcacCTTTTATGAATGATCCTAAGGATTTCAGAGACCGTTTCGGAAGACTTCTATCTATTCTATCTACTGATGTTGAGGATGGTCTTATTTGTactttggttcagttctatgatcctgtTTACCAGTGTTTCACTTTCCCCGATTATCAGTTGTTTCCTACCATGaaggagtatgcttatcttttgggTATACTAGTTTAtgatagagttccttttagtggggtGGAAGGAATTCTTGAGTCTCGAGTTATTGCCGAAGCTATTCACCTGAGGAAATCTAACATAGATGTTAATCTCACTGTCAAAAGAGGTATCAGAGGGTTTACTTCAAAATTTTTGATTGAGAATGATTTTTCTTTTACTAATGCTAATAGTATGGTGACCTTTGAAACTATTCTTtccttactcatctatggtttggtcaTGTTTCCCAAtattgacaattttgttgatgttaacactATCAGGATCTTTTGGGTTGGaaatcct tCTCCTACCTTCAAAGAAAACAAGGAttgtttaaggtggtctcaaagacttatgtcttTCACCAATGATGATATACCTTGGTATTCTTCTGCTTACGATGACGTCGATGTTATTGATAGTTGTCaggagttctctaatgtgcctcttcttggtataCAAAGAGTAATCAATGGTGGTGATTATCCGCAAGTATACAGA GAAATTAAAAGAAAGATTGAATTGAGAGAAATAATACTGGAATGTGATTCATTTCGATCTAATAGTACTCCTACTGTCTAG